A genomic segment from Parafrankia irregularis encodes:
- a CDS encoding Crp/Fnr family transcriptional regulator, with protein MDDLLARVPLFAGLSEPDRQALSDHLDRQDVTRGDVLFREGDVGDRVFVVLSGKVKIGRQSADGRENLLYVMGPGDLFGELSLFDPGPRTATATAVTDASLVALDHTALRPWLRSRPEAGALLLRVLARRLRRTNDTMADMVFTDVPGRVAKALLDLADRFGEPAQPGNEAAGVRVEHGLTQEELAQLVGASRETVNKALADFATRGWLRLDSRAVVLLDRERLARRAR; from the coding sequence GTGGACGATCTGCTAGCCCGCGTTCCGCTGTTCGCCGGGTTGTCCGAGCCCGACCGCCAGGCGCTTTCCGATCACCTGGACCGGCAGGACGTGACCCGTGGCGATGTGCTGTTTCGCGAAGGGGATGTCGGTGACCGCGTTTTCGTGGTTCTTTCCGGCAAGGTCAAGATAGGACGCCAGTCCGCCGACGGGCGGGAGAACCTGCTGTACGTGATGGGGCCGGGAGACCTCTTCGGTGAGCTCTCCCTGTTCGATCCCGGACCGCGCACCGCTACAGCGACCGCCGTGACCGACGCGTCGCTCGTCGCGCTGGATCACACCGCGCTGCGGCCGTGGCTGCGCTCCCGGCCCGAAGCCGGGGCGCTGCTGCTGCGTGTGCTGGCCCGTCGCCTGCGGCGGACCAACGACACGATGGCGGACATGGTCTTCACCGATGTGCCAGGTCGCGTCGCGAAGGCGCTGCTCGATCTGGCCGATCGTTTCGGTGAGCCGGCCCAGCCCGGCAACGAGGCCGCTGGGGTCCGCGTCGAACACGGCCTCACGCAGGAGGAACTGGCACAACTGGTCGGTGCCTCGCGGGAGACGGTGAACAAAGCTCTGGCCGATTTCGCCACTCGTGGGTGGCTTCGGCTGGACTCACGCGCCGTCGTGCTGCTCGACCGTGAGCGGCTCGCCCGCCGAGCCCGCTGA
- the nth gene encoding endonuclease III, translating into MGITVDATAETALARTRRARRIVRALGELHPDARIALHFGNPLELLVATVLSAQCTDKKVNEVTPAVFARYRSAAAYAAADRDELEGLLRPTGFFRAKANSLIGIGAALTERFAGEVPGRLADLVTLPGVGRKTANVVLGHAFGVPGITVDTHVGRLSRRFALTSETDPVRVETDLAALIERRDWTIASDRMIFHGRRICHARRPACGACAIARMCPSFGTGPTEPLQAARLVRGDAEAAR; encoded by the coding sequence ATGGGTATCACCGTCGACGCGACTGCAGAGACGGCCCTGGCCCGCACCCGACGAGCGCGACGCATCGTGCGCGCCCTCGGTGAGCTCCACCCGGACGCACGCATCGCGCTGCACTTCGGCAATCCGCTGGAGCTGCTGGTGGCGACGGTTCTGTCGGCCCAGTGCACGGACAAGAAGGTCAACGAGGTCACTCCCGCCGTCTTCGCCCGTTACCGCAGCGCCGCCGCCTACGCCGCGGCGGACCGCGACGAGTTGGAGGGCCTGCTGCGCCCCACCGGCTTCTTCCGGGCGAAGGCCAACTCGCTGATCGGCATCGGCGCCGCTCTCACCGAGCGGTTCGCCGGCGAGGTGCCGGGCCGGCTGGCGGATCTGGTGACGCTGCCAGGCGTGGGCCGCAAGACCGCGAACGTCGTCCTCGGGCACGCTTTCGGCGTCCCCGGGATCACGGTCGACACCCACGTCGGCCGGCTGTCCCGGCGTTTCGCGCTCACCTCCGAGACGGACCCGGTCCGGGTCGAGACCGACCTCGCGGCACTGATCGAGCGGCGGGACTGGACGATCGCCTCGGATCGGATGATCTTTCACGGCAGGCGGATCTGCCATGCCCGGCGGCCCGCGTGCGGGGCCTGCGCGATCGCCCGGATGTGCCCGTCCTTCGGCACCGGCCCGACCGAGCCCCTGCAGGCCGCGCGGCTGGTGCGCGGCGACGCGGAGGCCGCCCGGTGA
- a CDS encoding cupredoxin domain-containing protein — translation MTSRSARNGLVALVAAVTLFTALTGCGGGGGDDMAHGGPSATATLTATVSDGVQVFDVVGQVNQTFSAGELIAHPGTIRVNFSVPKGSAPHNFVIDTLPGATTRIVAAGQSQSVTFTASKPGRYPVVCTLHKGMTATLVIL, via the coding sequence ATGACCTCAAGATCCGCCCGGAACGGGCTGGTCGCACTGGTTGCGGCCGTGACGCTGTTCACCGCCCTGACCGGCTGCGGCGGCGGTGGAGGCGACGACATGGCGCACGGCGGGCCGTCCGCCACCGCGACCCTGACGGCCACGGTCAGCGACGGCGTCCAGGTCTTCGATGTCGTCGGTCAGGTGAACCAGACCTTCTCCGCCGGTGAGCTCATCGCCCACCCGGGAACGATCCGGGTCAACTTCTCCGTGCCGAAGGGTTCGGCTCCGCACAACTTCGTCATCGACACGCTCCCCGGCGCGACCACCAGGATCGTCGCGGCCGGCCAGTCCCAGTCGGTCACCTTCACCGCGTCCAAGCCCGGTCGATATCCGGTGGTCTGTACCCTGCATAAGGGAATGACCGCCACTCTTGTGATCCTCTGA
- a CDS encoding MarP family serine protease translates to MNLLDLVLIALTVMFAISGYRQGFAVGALSFIGFLGGGFLGAKIASPFAELIGRTDDGALVGLVVVVGLALTGQIIGTALGTVVRGRLTWRAGQRVDAVAGAALSGVSVLLVGWLLATTVDRSPFQTLARAARGSEILGAVDAQMPDDVRHTFSDLRQLMDDQGFPEVFAGLNGERIVATDPPDAAVVSATEVQNAASSILKIRGQAPSCGKQVEGTGFVFTPQHVMTNAHVVAGVSEVVVEVGAQALPAEVVEFDPDRDVAVLYVPNLRRAPLRFQTSPPGEAGDPVVVAGYPQDGPYTTEPARIRNEQTASAPDIYSRGTVRREIFAIRGQVLPGNSGGPLLSDTGAVLGVVFAAATDDDDTGYVLTAQEVSVPAQRGAQATVPVSTQGCD, encoded by the coding sequence GTGAACCTTCTCGACCTCGTTCTGATCGCGCTGACCGTGATGTTCGCGATCTCCGGATATCGCCAGGGATTCGCGGTCGGCGCGCTGTCGTTCATCGGCTTCCTCGGCGGCGGTTTTCTCGGCGCCAAGATCGCAAGCCCGTTCGCCGAGCTCATCGGCCGTACGGACGACGGCGCGCTGGTCGGTCTCGTCGTGGTGGTGGGGCTGGCCCTGACCGGGCAGATCATCGGGACGGCGCTCGGGACGGTCGTGCGCGGCCGGCTGACCTGGCGGGCCGGTCAGCGGGTCGACGCCGTCGCCGGTGCCGCCCTGTCCGGCGTGTCCGTCCTGCTCGTCGGCTGGCTGCTCGCGACCACGGTGGACCGCTCGCCGTTCCAGACCCTCGCCCGGGCCGCGCGCGGCTCGGAGATCCTCGGCGCCGTCGACGCCCAGATGCCCGACGACGTCCGCCACACCTTCTCCGACCTGCGCCAGCTCATGGACGACCAGGGCTTCCCCGAGGTCTTCGCCGGTCTGAACGGAGAACGCATCGTCGCGACCGACCCGCCGGACGCGGCGGTCGTGAGCGCCACCGAGGTCCAGAACGCGGCGTCGAGCATCCTGAAGATCCGCGGCCAGGCGCCGTCCTGTGGGAAGCAGGTCGAAGGCACCGGATTCGTCTTCACGCCCCAGCACGTCATGACGAACGCACACGTCGTGGCGGGTGTGAGCGAGGTCGTCGTCGAGGTCGGCGCCCAGGCGCTGCCGGCCGAGGTGGTGGAGTTCGACCCCGATCGGGACGTCGCCGTGCTGTACGTGCCGAACCTGCGCCGTGCGCCCCTGCGGTTCCAGACTTCGCCACCAGGTGAGGCCGGCGACCCGGTGGTCGTCGCCGGTTATCCCCAGGACGGGCCCTACACCACCGAGCCCGCGCGCATCCGCAACGAGCAGACGGCCAGCGCGCCGGACATCTACTCACGTGGCACGGTCCGACGCGAGATCTTCGCGATCCGCGGCCAGGTGCTGCCGGGCAACTCCGGCGGGCCGCTGCTCTCCGACACCGGTGCTGTCCTCGGCGTGGTCTTCGCCGCAGCGACGGACGACGACGACACCGGTTACGTGCTCACCGCGCAGGAGGTGAGCGTCCCGGCCCAGCGCGGCGCCCAGGCCACCGTCCCGGTCAGCACTCAGGGCTGCGACTGA
- a CDS encoding NUDIX hydrolase encodes MSTPDQTGLTPGPAPRRAPANVSAAGGTPVPGWLAGLVGAVGAGIPVQVRQPGANRPGGRQAAVLILFGEGPDGPDVLLLKRAADLRNHAGQPAFPGGSADETDVSRAATALREAEEEVGLDPSGVEILATVSPLYLAASHFHVTPVLAWWHTPSAVVAVDPAETSSVARVPVAELADPGNRILLRHPAGFGSPAFRVRGMTVWGFTAGILDALLRAGGWERPWDTATPVDVPEITAAISKAMALPRAVVEPRISPDEAGGTVGG; translated from the coding sequence GTGAGCACCCCGGATCAGACCGGCCTCACGCCGGGCCCCGCGCCGCGACGCGCGCCGGCGAACGTGTCCGCCGCCGGTGGCACGCCGGTCCCCGGGTGGCTGGCGGGGCTGGTCGGCGCGGTCGGCGCGGGCATCCCGGTGCAGGTGCGCCAGCCTGGTGCAAACCGGCCGGGCGGGCGGCAGGCCGCCGTCCTGATCCTGTTCGGAGAGGGCCCGGACGGGCCGGACGTCCTGCTGCTGAAGCGGGCCGCCGACCTGCGCAACCACGCCGGGCAGCCCGCCTTCCCCGGAGGCAGCGCCGACGAGACGGATGTGTCGCGCGCCGCGACGGCGCTGCGCGAGGCGGAGGAGGAGGTCGGGCTCGACCCGTCCGGTGTCGAGATCCTCGCCACCGTCAGCCCGCTCTACCTGGCCGCGAGCCATTTCCATGTGACGCCCGTGCTGGCCTGGTGGCACACCCCGAGCGCGGTGGTGGCCGTGGACCCGGCGGAAACCTCGTCCGTCGCCCGCGTCCCCGTGGCCGAGCTCGCCGACCCGGGTAACCGGATCCTGCTGCGCCATCCGGCCGGTTTCGGCAGTCCGGCGTTCCGGGTCCGCGGCATGACGGTCTGGGGATTCACCGCCGGCATTCTCGACGCACTGCTGCGGGCCGGTGGGTGGGAACGCCCCTGGGACACCGCCACCCCCGTCGACGTACCGGAGATCACCGCGGCGATCTCGAAGGCGATGGCACTCCCCCGAGCGGTGGTAGAGCCCCGCATCTCCCCTGACGAAGCGGGCGGTACGGTCGGAGGATGA